DNA from Arthrobacter sp. PvP023:
GGAGGAAGAGCATTGAGGGGGTGGCCGCCCACCACGTGGCGATGTTGAGGCCGGTCAGCCCGGTCACGAAGGCCCCGGCCGCGGCCGGGTTGAAAATGTGCCGGCCGCGCCAGGCCAGGGCGTATTTTGACGCTGATGCCAGGACGCAGGCGAGGGCAACGCCGGCAACATCCAGCGTTTTGAAACTGGGCCAGAACAGGAAATACAGCAGGAGGCCGGTTATCAGGGATGATTCCGAGTGCGGCCGGACGCGGAACAGCGCAGCAAGCCCGCGGTTGGAGACGTAGGTCAGTCCCAGGCAGAGCGCCAGGTGCGTGAGCATTTCTGGGATGCCGAAGGTCAGCCAGCCCAGGACATTGAGCAGCAGGCTGTACGCGGCCAGCACGACGAGCACCCACAACACCAGGCGGTACATGGTGAAGCGGTTCAAGGACGTGTCCGCCCGCTGGATCATGGAACTCATTCGAACAGCACTCCTTCGAAACCTGCTGAGTAGGCGGCACTTCCGTCCGAGAAGACCGTAAGCCAGGAAAAATCAAAATCCTGCTCAAGCGCCTGGCCGGAAACGAAGAACAACGCCGTGGCCAGGGCGTCGGCCGTCATGGCATTCCCGGCGAGTGCCCACGTGGTAACCACTTTTTTGACCGGAGTCCCCGTGGTGCCGTCCAGCACATGGTGAAGCCCGTCTCCCCAGGCCCGGCGGTTGGCTGCCGAGGCGCACAGGGCTCCCGTTCCCAGGCTGATCGTGCCGATGGCACGGCCTGGATCGTAAGGGTGCTCCAAGCCCACGGATACCGGCACGGGGCCGGAATTGAGCAGGTCGCCGCTGGCATCGATGAAGTATTCCGTGATGCCCTGCGACCGGAGTTCCGTGGCGAGCAAATCTGCGAGCTGCCCCTTGCCGGCGGCGCCGACGTCCAGCACCACGGGAGCGCTGGTGGTCACCACGGTGTCCTGCCAGTCCAGCACCTCTTCCCACCGCGGGGCGGGCAGCGGGATTCCGCGCTGCCGGAGCGAATAATCCGGATCGTAGCCCAGCTGTTCCAGGCTGCCGCCGATCAGCGGTGTCATGGCGCCGTCCGTCAGCCGGTAGAGGCTCCGGTACAGGCGGCCCAGCGCGCCTGCACCGTCCGGCATGCGGAACCGGCCGGGCTCCCTGGCCGCCTGCGCCACGATCGAGTCAGGCCGGAAACGGGACCACGCGGCGTCGTACCTCTCCAGCGCGTCGAGCAGCCGGCGGCGCTGGCTGCCGTCCAAAGCGCCGGGCGTTGAAATCTCCCAGCTGGTTCCGATTCCGTCGAAACTGAACGCTGCCCAGCCCGGGTGCGGCACGTTGTCTCCTCTTGGCGTGGTAGGCGGGAACAGGGGGTACTTACCGGGCTTCGGACTTGATCTTCTCCACGGCCTGGTTGAAGCCTCCACTCGTGAGCGAGGAACCGGCCACCTTGGAGACATTCAGCTCATCCAGCCTCTTGCCCACGATCTGCGCCGCAATCCCGCCGGCGAACTCGCCCTGGAACTTCCGGGTGTTGGGGTTGGAAGGATGCTGGGTGATGTTCACGCCGGACACCGTGCCGCCCGAAAGCGTCAGCTCAACGCCCACCGTTTCCGTGCCGTTGGGGGAGACATAGTTTCCGTCCGCGCTGTAGGTGCCGTCCTTGTAGCCTGACGCGGCCGGGGAAGATCCGCCCGTCCCGGCGACCGGCGCGCTCCCGGTTGCTGCGCCCGGTGAAGCGGCAGCGGACTGGGCGGCGGGTGCCTGGGCGGACGGCGCGCAGCCGGCTACGGTTCCGATCAGGGACATGCCGGCGATGCCGACGAACAGGCTCTTGCGTACCGGGAAGCTCATGCAGGGCTCGTTTCGTGTAGTTGCAGGCAGTTACAGGATGGACAACGTCGGAATCAGCGTAATGGTTCAGCCTGTGACCAAGCCCATGCCTTCCTGTGCACGCAATAGGCGTCATGGCGTTCCCCCGATTCCGCGGCTTTCGCGGGCCACCGGTAGGCTAGATGCGTGACTCCCGAAGAACTCTCCCTCGCCATATCCGCCTGCCTGAAAGACGCCGTCGCCGCCGGTGAAATCACTCTTTCCGCGTCCGCCGTGCCGGACGAGGTGCGCGTGGAGCGGCCGAAGAACCGGGACCACGGCGACTGGGCCACCAACATTGCCCTCCAGCTTTCCAAGCAGGCAGGCGTCAATCCCCGGGAATTCGCCACCATCCTCAGCACCCGGCTCACGACCATCGACGGCGTGTCAGCCGTGGACATCGCGGGCCCGGGCTTCTTGAACATCACGGTTGACGCCGCGGCCGCAGGGGCTCTCGCCAAAGCCATCGTCGAAGCCGGCCCGGAGTACGGTACCAACTCGGCGCTCGCGGGGCATGTGGTCAACATGGAATTCGTCTCCGCCAACCCCACCGGTCCGCTGCACATCGGCCACACCCGCTGGGCGGCGCTGGGCGACTCGATCGCACGGGTGCTCCGGGCTTCAGGCGCAAAGGTCACCGCCGAGTACTACATCAATGACGCCGGATCGCAGATGAACGTCTTTGCGCATTCCGTGCTCTCCCGCCTGCACGGCCGCGGCGTGCCTGAGGGCGGCTACCCCGGTGAGTACATTTCCGAGCTGGGCCACCATGTCCTGACGGAACACCCGGACATCCGGGAACTGACCGACGTAGCGGCACTGCCGGTGATCCGCGGGGCCGCGTACAAGGCACAGATGAAGGACATCAAGGACACCCTCGCCGACTTCGGCGTCGCCTTTGACGTCTACTTCTCGGAGCAGGAGCTGCACGACGCCGGCGCCATCGAAAGTGCCGTCGCCCGCCTTCGCGAGCAGGGCCACGTGTTCGACGACGGCGGTGCCGTCTGGCTGCGCACCACGGACTTCGGTGACGACAAGGACCGGGTGATGATCCGGGCGAACGGCGAACCGACCTACTTCGCCGCGGATGCCGCGTACTACCTGTCCAAGAAGGACCGCGGCTACGACCAGAAGATCTACCTGTTGGGAGCAGACCACCACGGCTACATCAACCGGCTGAAGGCCATCGCCGCCGCCGCCGGAGACGATCCCGAGGCCAACATTGAGGTCCTGATCGGCCAGCTCGTGTCGGTGAACGGCGCCAAGCTGTCCAAACGCGCGGGCAACATCATCGAACTCAAGGACCTCATTTCCTGGCTGGGCAAGGACGCCGTCCGTTATTCGCTGGCGCGGTTCCCGGCGGACTCCCCGCTCACGCTGGATCCCGAGCTCCTGAAGAAGCACAGCAACGAGAACCCGGTGTTCTACGTCCAGTACGCGCATGCACGCTCCCGCGGCACAGCCCGCAACGCGGTGGCCGCCGGAGTGGACCGCCGCGTCGATGGAAAAGACGCGTTCGACGCCGCGCTGCTCGACCACGCCACCGAGAATGAACTGCTGTCCTACCTGGGCAGCTACCCCTCCATCGTGGCCAAGGCCGCCGAGCTGCGCGAACCCCACCGCGTGGCCCGCCACCTGGAGGTCATCGCCGGCGCCTACCACCGCTGGTATGACGCCTGCCGTGTGGCGCCGCAGGGCGACGAGCCCATCACCGACGTCAACCGCACGCGGCTGTGGCTCAACGATGCCACCAGCCAGGTGCTGGCCAACGGACTGGAACTGCTTGGCGTTTCGGCGCCGGAACGGATGTGACCGCCATGACCGGGAATTCCTTGAACCAAGCATCCCCCCTGGCCCCGGAGTGGCTTGCCGTGCCGGCCGACCTCAATGCACTCCACGAGCCCATGTGGGCCGCCGGGGTTGCCCGGAACGACGCCGGCGAACTCGCCATTGACGGCATTCCGGTCAGCGAGCTCCAACGCGAGTTCGGCACACCGCTGTTCGTGATGAGCGAGAACGACTTCCGGGCCCGGGCGCGCGCTTTCAGTGATGCCTTCAACAACGCCTTCGCCGACATCTGCGGGGGAGTGGACGTCTACTACGCCGGGAAGTCGTTCCTGTGCACCGCGGTTGTCCGCTGGGTGGAGGAAGAAGGGCTGCGCCTGGACACCGCCTCCGGCGGGGAACTCGCCGTCGCCGCCCGCGCCGGCATCCCGGGAGCGGACGTCGCCCTGCACGGAAACAACAAATCCGACGCCGAGATCCACCGGGCCCTGGACATGAAGCTGGGCCGGATCGTGGTGGACAGCCTTGCCGAGCTGGACCGCATCGCCGCGATCGCGTCTGCCCGCGGCGAGACCGCAAAAGTGATGCTCCGGCTCACCCCCGGAGTGCACGCGCACACTCACGAGTTCATTGCCACCGCCCATGAGGACCAGAAGTTCGGCCTCTCCATGGCAGAGGACTCCACGGACCAGGCCGGCCTGTCCGCGGCGGAGGAGGCCGTGGCCGCCGCCACCGGCCACGCCGGCATCGAGCTCCTGGGCCTGCACTGCCACATCGGCTCGCAGATCTTCGAACCGGACGGCTTCGCGCTGGCAGCGGTAAAGCTGCTCCGTTTCCTGGCTGCAATGCAGGAAAAGTACTCCATCGTCCTGCCTGAGCTGGACCTCGGCGGCGGCTACGGCATCGCCTACACGCCGGTGGACACCCCCCGGCCCGCCGCCGAGATCGCCCAGGCGATGGCCGCCGTCGTGCGTTCCACCTGCAACGAGCTGGGCATCACGGCCCCCCGGATCTCGATCGAGCCGGGGCGCGCCATCGTGGGCACCTCCACGTTCACCCTTTACGAAGTGGGAACGCTCAAGACCGTCCGCGTCGACGCGCCGGCCGCCGCGGACGGCACAGCCGCCGACCAGGCAGGAAATGCTGCCAAAAACGTTACGTACCCGCGCCGCTATGTGTCGGTGGACGGCGGCATGAGCGACAACGCCCGCCCGGTGCTCTACGACGCGGATTATTCGGCGATCGTGGCCTCGCGGACCTCCGGCGCGGCACCGCAGTTGTCCCGCGTAGTGGGCAAACATTGCGAGAGCGGCGACATAGTTGTTAGAGATGTATATCTGCCCGAGGACGTGGCAGCCGGTGATCTGCTCGCTGTACCGGGGACCGGCGCCTACTGCTGGGCCCTCTCCAGCAACTACAACTATCTGGCCCGGCCGGGCGTTGTCGCTGTGCGCGACGGATCAGCCCGGCTGATTGTCCGCGGGGAAACCGAACAAGATCTGCTGAACCGCGACATGGGAGTCTGAATGACTGAATTGCGAACCCTGAAGGTAGCCCTGCTGGGCTGTGGCAACGTTGGGGCCCAGGTGGCGCGGATTCTCATTGATGACGCCGACGCACTGGCCGCACGCACCGGAGCCCGCCTGGAGCTGACCGGCATCGCCGTACGCACCATCGATGCACCCCGTGACGTTGAGCTGCCGCGGGAGCTTTTCACCACGGACGCAGACACCCTGGTCAAGGACGCGGACCTCGTGATCGAACTGATGGGCGGCATCGAACCTGCCCGTTCCCTGATCCTCGCCGCCATCCAGAACGGCGCCTGCGTGGTCACCGGCAACAAGGCGCTCCTGGCCCAGGACGGCCCCACGCTCTATGAAGCTGCGGACAAGGCAGGCGTCCAGCTGTCCTACGAAGCAGCGGTGGCCGGCGCCATCCCCATCCTGCGCCCCATCCGCGACAGCCTGTCCGGTGACCGCATTACGCGGGTGCTGGGCATCGTGAACGGCACCACCAACTTCATCCTCGACCAGATGGACACCACGGGCGCGACGTTCGCGGACGCCCTGGCTGAGGCGCAGCGCCTGGGCTACGCGGAGGCGGACCCCACGGCCGATGTGGGCGGACTCGACGCCGCGGCCAAGGCAGCCATCCTCGCCTCGCTGTCCTTCCACACCCGTTTTGACCTGGAAAACGTCCATTGCGAAGGCATCACCGGAGTCAGCGCGGCGGACATCGCCGCGGCCAAGGACGCCGGGTTCGTCATCAAGTTGCTGGCCATTGCCGAGAAACTGACGGCCGCAGACGGCAGCGAGGGCGTGTCTGTCCGCGTCCACCCCACCCTGCTGCCGCGCGAGCACCCGCTGGCCGCCGTCCACGGTGCCTTCAACGCCGTCTTCGTTGAGGCCGAGAACGCCGGCGAGCTGATGTTCTACGGCCAGGGCGCCGGCGGGACTCCCACGGCATCGGCCGTACTGGGCGACCTCGTCTCCGCCGCACGCCGGATCGTCCTTGGCGGACCCGCGCAGACCGAGACCACCATCGGCAAGGTTCCCGCCCTGCCGATCGACGCCGTCAACACGAGCTACTACATCGGCCTTGACGTTGCCGACCAGCCGGGTGTGCTGGCAAAGATCGCCCAATTGTTCGCGGAGCACGGCGTGTCCATCGAGATCATGCGCCAGACCATCCACCGCGATGCCGACTCCAATGTGGAATCGGCCGAACTGCGGATCGTCACCCACCGCGCAACCGAAGCTGCACTGGCAGCAACCGTCCAGGCCGTGAAGGGCCTCGACGTCATCAATTCCGTTACATCCGTACTGCGGGTAGAAGGAGTCTAAGTGGCTCACCAATGGCGCGGTGTCATCCGCGAATACGCTGATCGTTTGCCCGTAACGGAAAGCACCAAGGTCATCACCCTCGGTGAGGGCGGCACGCCGCTTGTCCACGCGCAGAAGCTCTCCGAGCTGACCGGTTCCACCGTGTACCTCAAGGTGGAAGGCATGAATCCCACCGGTTCCTTCAAGGACCGGGGCATGACCATGGCCATGACTGCTGCGGTGGCCTCCGGTGCCGAGGCCGTGGTGTGCGCCTCCACCGGGAACACCTCCGCGTCCGCGGCGGCGTATGCCACGGCAGCGGGCCTCAAGTGCGCGGTGCTGGTTCCCGAAGGCAAGATTTCCATGGGCAAGCTGAGCCAGGCGATCGCCCACGGCGCCACCCTCCTGCAGGTGGACGGGAACTTCGACAACTGCCTGGACATCGCCCGGAAGCTGGGGGAGTCCTACCCCGTCTTCCTGGTGAACTCCGTCAACCCTGCCCGGATCCAGGGGCAGAAAACCGGCGCCTTCGAAGTTGTGGACGCACTCGGCGATGCCCCGGACATCCACGTCCTTCCGGTAGGGAATGCCGGTAACATCACCGCGTACTGGAAGGGCTACAAGGAGTACTCGGCACCGTTCGAATCCGACACTGCCGGAACCCTTCCCGCCGTGTCCACCAGGACCCCGCAGATGTGGGGCTTCCAGGCCGCCGGCGCGGCGCCGTTTGTCGCCGGCCACCCCATCACCGAGCCGGACACCATCGCGACGGCTATCCGGATCGGCAACCCCGCGTCCTGGGACGGTGCCATCGCCGCCCGTGACGAATCGGGCGGGCTGATCGAAGCCGTTACCGACGAGGAAATCCTGGCAGCGCACCGCTGGCTGTCCGCCAAGGAAGGCGTCTTCGTTGAACCCGGTTCCGCCGCCGGCGTTGCAGGCCTGATCAAGAAGCACGCCGCCGGGCAGGTCCCCGCCGGAAAGACCATCGTGATCACGGTGACCGGCCACGGCCTGAAGGACCCCCAGTGGGCGCTGCGCACCGAAGACGGCAGCGATGTCCAGCCCGTCAAGGTGTCCAACGATGTGGTCACCGTGGCCGCCGAGCTTGGCCTGGAAGAAAAATAGCCTTGGAAACCACCCTCACCGTCCCGGCCGAGTCTGCCGCAGGCGCGCCGGCAGTCCCGGCCGGGCAGCTGGTGACCGTCCGCGTGCCTGCCACGAGCGCCAACCTCGGACCGGGATATGACAGCCTGGGACTGGCTCTTTCGCTGCACGACACGTTGACCGTGGAAACGCTCGGCAGCGGCGAGCTTGAATTCGAACTCAGCGGCGAAGGCGCGGAGACGCTCCCGCGGGACGCGAGCCACCTGGTGGTCAGGGCAATCACTGAGGCCCTGCACCGGCTTGGCTTCCGGCACGAGGGCCTCAGGATCACAG
Protein-coding regions in this window:
- a CDS encoding FAD:protein FMN transferase, which encodes MPHPGWAAFSFDGIGTSWEISTPGALDGSQRRRLLDALERYDAAWSRFRPDSIVAQAAREPGRFRMPDGAGALGRLYRSLYRLTDGAMTPLIGGSLEQLGYDPDYSLRQRGIPLPAPRWEEVLDWQDTVVTTSAPVVLDVGAAGKGQLADLLATELRSQGITEYFIDASGDLLNSGPVPVSVGLEHPYDPGRAIGTISLGTGALCASAANRRAWGDGLHHVLDGTTGTPVKKVVTTWALAGNAMTADALATALFFVSGQALEQDFDFSWLTVFSDGSAAYSAGFEGVLFE
- a CDS encoding FMN-binding protein encodes the protein MSFPVRKSLFVGIAGMSLIGTVAGCAPSAQAPAAQSAAASPGAATGSAPVAGTGGSSPAASGYKDGTYSADGNYVSPNGTETVGVELTLSGGTVSGVNITQHPSNPNTRKFQGEFAGGIAAQIVGKRLDELNVSKVAGSSLTSGGFNQAVEKIKSEAR
- the argS gene encoding arginine--tRNA ligase; translated protein: MTPEELSLAISACLKDAVAAGEITLSASAVPDEVRVERPKNRDHGDWATNIALQLSKQAGVNPREFATILSTRLTTIDGVSAVDIAGPGFLNITVDAAAAGALAKAIVEAGPEYGTNSALAGHVVNMEFVSANPTGPLHIGHTRWAALGDSIARVLRASGAKVTAEYYINDAGSQMNVFAHSVLSRLHGRGVPEGGYPGEYISELGHHVLTEHPDIRELTDVAALPVIRGAAYKAQMKDIKDTLADFGVAFDVYFSEQELHDAGAIESAVARLREQGHVFDDGGAVWLRTTDFGDDKDRVMIRANGEPTYFAADAAYYLSKKDRGYDQKIYLLGADHHGYINRLKAIAAAAGDDPEANIEVLIGQLVSVNGAKLSKRAGNIIELKDLISWLGKDAVRYSLARFPADSPLTLDPELLKKHSNENPVFYVQYAHARSRGTARNAVAAGVDRRVDGKDAFDAALLDHATENELLSYLGSYPSIVAKAAELREPHRVARHLEVIAGAYHRWYDACRVAPQGDEPITDVNRTRLWLNDATSQVLANGLELLGVSAPERM
- the lysA gene encoding diaminopimelate decarboxylase; the protein is MTGNSLNQASPLAPEWLAVPADLNALHEPMWAAGVARNDAGELAIDGIPVSELQREFGTPLFVMSENDFRARARAFSDAFNNAFADICGGVDVYYAGKSFLCTAVVRWVEEEGLRLDTASGGELAVAARAGIPGADVALHGNNKSDAEIHRALDMKLGRIVVDSLAELDRIAAIASARGETAKVMLRLTPGVHAHTHEFIATAHEDQKFGLSMAEDSTDQAGLSAAEEAVAAATGHAGIELLGLHCHIGSQIFEPDGFALAAVKLLRFLAAMQEKYSIVLPELDLGGGYGIAYTPVDTPRPAAEIAQAMAAVVRSTCNELGITAPRISIEPGRAIVGTSTFTLYEVGTLKTVRVDAPAAADGTAADQAGNAAKNVTYPRRYVSVDGGMSDNARPVLYDADYSAIVASRTSGAAPQLSRVVGKHCESGDIVVRDVYLPEDVAAGDLLAVPGTGAYCWALSSNYNYLARPGVVAVRDGSARLIVRGETEQDLLNRDMGV
- a CDS encoding homoserine dehydrogenase, whose product is MTELRTLKVALLGCGNVGAQVARILIDDADALAARTGARLELTGIAVRTIDAPRDVELPRELFTTDADTLVKDADLVIELMGGIEPARSLILAAIQNGACVVTGNKALLAQDGPTLYEAADKAGVQLSYEAAVAGAIPILRPIRDSLSGDRITRVLGIVNGTTNFILDQMDTTGATFADALAEAQRLGYAEADPTADVGGLDAAAKAAILASLSFHTRFDLENVHCEGITGVSAADIAAAKDAGFVIKLLAIAEKLTAADGSEGVSVRVHPTLLPREHPLAAVHGAFNAVFVEAENAGELMFYGQGAGGTPTASAVLGDLVSAARRIVLGGPAQTETTIGKVPALPIDAVNTSYYIGLDVADQPGVLAKIAQLFAEHGVSIEIMRQTIHRDADSNVESAELRIVTHRATEAALAATVQAVKGLDVINSVTSVLRVEGV
- the thrC gene encoding threonine synthase; the encoded protein is MAHQWRGVIREYADRLPVTESTKVITLGEGGTPLVHAQKLSELTGSTVYLKVEGMNPTGSFKDRGMTMAMTAAVASGAEAVVCASTGNTSASAAAYATAAGLKCAVLVPEGKISMGKLSQAIAHGATLLQVDGNFDNCLDIARKLGESYPVFLVNSVNPARIQGQKTGAFEVVDALGDAPDIHVLPVGNAGNITAYWKGYKEYSAPFESDTAGTLPAVSTRTPQMWGFQAAGAAPFVAGHPITEPDTIATAIRIGNPASWDGAIAARDESGGLIEAVTDEEILAAHRWLSAKEGVFVEPGSAAGVAGLIKKHAAGQVPAGKTIVITVTGHGLKDPQWALRTEDGSDVQPVKVSNDVVTVAAELGLEEK